The genomic window CAGGAAGTTGCGTCTTGCATCTTAAAGCACATTCAGGACATTACCACTCAAAAGCATGTCATAGCTTACAGTGATGCCTGCACAGGACAAAATCGTAACATCAACATAGCTTTAATTTGGTTAAAAATTGTTCAGTCATCTGATAATAATGTTGAAACTGTTGATCATAAATTTATGGTATCCGGCCATTCATTCTTTTTTGCCAAATGATCGGGATTTTGGTTTAATAGAATTTATACATACCTGAGCATTATTATAGTTTAATAgaagtatgtaaaaagaaaaacccaTTTTTGGTGGTACAAATGGCTCAGAGAAattttatttcgacaaaaaaacTTAAAGATTCAACGAATAATAGAAAGAAAAACACCAATGGAGAAGCTGTGTCTTGGCTTAAAATTCAATGGatcagatttctaaaaaaatctcCATATAAGATGTTTTATAAAACTTCCTTGGATGACAATTCCGAATTCAAAATATTAGACCTCTCACCTAAAAAAGGAAGACCTagaatatatgcaaatattgaTTTGCCTCCATTATACACAACTATTAGaccaataacaaaagaaaaacataaagATATGGTGGATTTACTACCCTATATCCCACCAATTTTTCACAAACACTTCACTTCCCTAAATatgtcataataaataatttactttGTTATAATGAAATGAATTTGAATAAAATGTTAATTACTAATTAAAATGTTTCCTTGGTATAAGTCATTTATAAAGTCATTCTGttaattttgaaagtggtctaagtcattTCCAACCTTTCAAAAGCACATTTCCAGTTAAAAATGGTAATAAAGTTCACAACCATAATAAATTCTTGTTTGTTGGCACTACTTTACTGTCGAAAAATCATTTTCCATagtgcaaaaatatttttcaatcctTTATAACGCAAAACTCTAATTATCTCGAAACAAGGAAAAtatgacttagaccactttcaaaatcaaGGGCTCAATTATTaaatgcattttatttatttatttattatttaatgtttCCTTTTTCTTAAAAACGCAGGATATTTCTGTTGTATTTTTGAAATACAAAAATGTAATTTAATTACTAATTGTTGATGTTTTGTATGAGCAATAACAGAAACTCGTAacttccagtaatattttttttgtagatgaaCAGACCTAATATGTTAAGCTTTTATACATGTCACTAATGGCAACTTTTGTACCTCATCTGCACTTGTCTTTGCAACCTTAAATTTTTGTgcttaagttttttgtttacctaTATGTGCACTTAATCAACATGAAATACTATTTTAATGTATTCACCATAATATGGTCATATATTattatatcttataactttaaacgagcaattcttgtatattcgtatatttgtatgtttgtatagccgaacgatctcgggaaggcacagagataatgtatcaccttctaagacttcctacctaggtgttgccactcagaatggttcacaaggttgccacctattcgaaattttaaaaaaattgcatgagatatgccgatatgtatatcaaacgaaaggtatttcactccgcattacaatagggacatctttgagagggttgccatttagggttgccatctattcgaaattaaaaaaaattgcatgaaatatgccgatatgggtatcaaacgaaaggtatttcactccgcattacaatcgggatatttttgagtagggttcctATTTAGGGTTGgagtagttagacgaaatagtactctacttactcatattctattaaaacGTTAAAGgagaatattaaatttaaaaattttcgtaaaaaaatcttacacttgattcgacttaattttcttaatttcacacacgctcataaaattgaaatgcaatatcaaggcaccgtggcaagttctagcaaaatatattaaaatgcatatttttgacaaatatgaaatgaataatttcaatttctcacagattactattagaaagatttctcaccatagataagatatctcaccatggtcacattggtaatttgctaccgttgaacactagagacatatgttcaatttgaaaacgacatctaaccatttaactacttaccaacaaaTGGCAATTAGGGAattaagttgacatttaattaaactaactgatagttgtcattcgtgaaatttacaagtttttggaatgtaataaaattgtgggactttcatagtgtataactaaaaaaatgtttgaaactaataattcggcgcatgaagatactcgacctaactAACTCAGTTCTCAATTTcgctaattgtcataacaatcccttatactataggctggaattacccatttcaaattttctcattctagttcattttgcggttagtgtttgatatgtttttgaaatctatatttaaggaaatcaaacaTTGGTAAGCaaaagtatataatatatttacatataaaaaagttgagtttgattaatgatgacatgtagaacaaagtatgttatgcggtatactcgaagattgccgagcaaagctcggtcgcccaggtactatatattatatgtataactAGTGGGAGTTTCTCTACATCATATGCTTTTTTGTAACATTGAATTTAATgcttatttttttgattttcatgaaataataatttttttataatacaattttaatttttttattcacgtATATATCaacattaaataatataaaatgtatacatatttgttACAGTATATTTTTATATAATAGAAAGATGATTGAAAAACTGGTATGTAACTAATTTTTTGCATTGATATACTTTTTTGAATTACCtgaataaagaaaatttaaataatttgtcaaaactCATAAAAAAGAACTCTTATTATTAAAACTGGGTATTTCTTTTACAGCGCAGGTAACACTGAAGAAACAATTTAATTAGAGTAATTGGATTCCACTTCGTTCCGCTTTATtttcgtttgagaaaaagttgagaatccaaaaattctcaatttgaaaataaagaaaaattccatatcaaaaatgtgccttttagcttgagaatgctatctgttatttgaaatgcatttgaaaactaacgtttgaaatgtgagaaatggactgattctcaaatgtatctcaaactgagaattgcCAAAAAAGTTTATTGGGAATATATCAGTTGTCTACAAATATGTTTTATAAACACTATTgaacaaatgatttaagtaatcgaacagcgagtGAACAGGTGATCggggctgtttactattgtgaacgttttttcaaacattcgccacttgtatgaattcacaatgattcaTACATAATACATTTTTGTTTCATACAAGTTATTGACATCAAACTtgacatttaaaatattttttaacacgtttttcaattgaacatacatatatattaaaaggGTTATTTTAGTAACGCCCATTCGGTTACGattaatttatttctatttcaccaCATACGTTGTTAATTGAATTATATTTAACAGATTTCTAAAATAGCTACAATAGACAAATTTGGTTTTATATTTTGGATatgcatacacatatatatgtatgtacattaacctgggtcgatttgtatggacgaaagttaaccgatatcgcgccatcgatttttcgataggatttggaaagttccactacgcatacccaaaaaaattattttcgagcctgcgaaaaaaaaatggcagaagggtaaatttttcgaccaaaacactccgcaaaacccgaaaaatatttttttttttaaaaactgttatcgccaacgtttttacaacagttttttgaaaaaaaaatattttttgggttttgaggagtgttttggtcgaaaaatttacccttccgccattttttttcgcaggctcgaaaataatttttttgggtatgcgtagtggaactttttttcctgagcccaaatcctatcgaaaaatcgatggcgcgatatcggttaataaatcgacccagttaatgtacatacatacgtatatttgtAGTACATCCATATTTGTTATCGATGTAACTAATGAATGTTAAAAAAAACTATTATCAAGGTATTTCGACAATAACAAATTAAGAACTCTCCATTAGTGGGTAAAATTTCAATGTTAgacgttttttgtttattttactgcTATGGCCAGTGAAGGATATATTCCGCGTTTTACAATCTTAGCTGAGTATTTTAAGACTTGCTTATGTAAATATTATTAATTCTATTGTTATGAGTCTTCGATGCACTGCGACcattatttagatctattgtgcttgaccttaCAGCCGGGAGCGTTACTAAATTtggtatttcaaaattattttgaggtgattctggaaaaaattttaaaaacattctgTTTAACTAAAACGCAAAATTCTGCATTTCAAAATTCTTGTGACCCACGCAGAGTTAAAATTCTGGAATTCAGGGCCCGTATCATGTGTTACGATTCGTGATCGAAAACTAATTTTGAAATCACAATAGCTCCAAGCTGGTGAATCGGAATAATAACATATGTGAGATGGGGACAATTCGTACTAATAATATCCATAATTGATTGATTGAAGAAAGGTTGAGCGTTTCATATCTATCGTTTGAGTAAAAATGATTATCGATCGCagaatttgaattgaattttcACTCAAACAATAGATAGGAAACTGCTaatctttttgtttttaaataacagTCAATAATGGTTATTATGAGTATGCAATTGTCCCTTGCTCAGCTATGCCTATATTCCCATTAACAATCCCAGAGCTATAGTGATATAAAAACTGGTTTTCGATCACGGATCATATCACACAATACGCGCCCTGTTCTTCAAATCGATTGCTGAGTCGAACATACCCCTATCTTTGATGCcatttcaaaaacgctctatctcagaaaacgtttgaaCATCGCCATATTtcagaatttgattgaaaaaaccCTGTCTCAGAATTCAGTTGAAGAAGGCCCAATTTTGGAACTTGTTTCAAAAGCGAACCAGCTAATGTGAAAATTTATTGgaacctacccgcggcgaatactgtttttttaacagacgaggctctggcgaccccaagctcctcgtgaaactagggggtggggagggagggatggccttgaaggtttaatgtggtcatataaatcgtctccgagatggtcgggctagtaccttaatggtgctttgttaccggaacgtaccggatctatatccggcaaatgactgtcaacgtcgataacactccccaaagcattcggggagtgtctttattgttaatacaacaacaacaacgacattaTTTTGTGTTTTTGGGAAAGAGACGCTGGTTGACTCTTCGTACACTGACCAAAATTTTGATAAAGATTTTGGGCAGAGAAGGCATTCTATGGAAGGAGCAATATTTTATGTATGAATgcatttttgttttacaaaattgtGTTTTGAAAATCGGAAAAACATATGGATGAAGAAGCATAATTATGAAATCGGAGCATAAATGCAGAATTTCGTATTACAGAATTTCAAATAAGAATTTCGATCACAAATCATATTCTACacatcatgatgaaatgaatatttaggtattctcatcccgttgacggtTTTCCTTTTTCTGAGAAGTTCGGCATGCATCTTTTAGAGGGTTCTGTATCATTTGTCTTTGTGTATAtctgcctttgagttctactacgatcggagtagattttactatacgtttagaaatattataaatatataagcCGCTACTAAAATTGTTTAGCGAAATAGATTAATGTAACTTTGTGTTCCCCAAAAGAATATAGAAAACATTTTGCAGAACACAAATTTGTTGggaattttgtacaaaaaaaaaacaatcaaaatttaatacttttgtaatacaagtaaatactggaaaatagagctaccgaaaaagtgagattatgttgttgacatcacctttattattacatcatgctaCATATCTCCTTTCAGCCTCTTACCGCATGTAAAGGCTTTTACTGTATTTAattacctcttcaggctttttactccatatcacgaaggCTCTTAATCCCACTTAGATGGGAGAGTGTCGCCTTGCTCGTCTTTGCTCTGGGCATCCAATCCAGttttgtctgaactgctttgtttcccccGAAGGGCTCTGAGCCATAGAATGCCGCTAAAGCAGTCTGCCTTTTCAATACCTTCCTGTGCTTTATTCATGGAAACTCATCCTAGCAAAACATTGTTCttggctcccagatcatttaggactcAAATGCATTCATCTACTGGGTGAGAAGTAATTTTGTAACACACGCAAGGCTGCCTGGTTGTCTTACGTAATGAGGATATTCATTGGGGATAAGCCTctcgtagacattctctaccgcatttcttatttttccgtcatcaaattttgattcatccatgaaccagacctctgagccAGGGTCAGTAAATGGATTCCATATTTCCCAAAGAGTTATGTTCACAATGAATACGTCAAAACCCCATGTGATTCTAATCGTAGAGGCCATTGCAATACGTGATTTCGTATGGATTTTCTTATTACTTGTATATGCCCTGTCCCGCTCTTTAGGTcagaccattgtgaattcatacaagtggcgaatgtttgaaaaaaacgttcacaatagtaaaaagcttcgatcacctgttcaattgctgttcgattacttaaatcatttgccaatagtgtttttcaaacgttTTTGTAAACGACAAGTTTAATAACCGTGTGCAAAAAACAAACTTTTCTTCAATTCtgtggccattcgcgacagccattctccctgtcagctattatttgacaggtaggtatggcaatggaggaatagaaagatttttcacttgtatgaatttacaatgggTCAGACTTTGAACATGTAAACAAGCGGGCAAGTGATAATATTCTACCTTTAAACCCAAATAAATAGTGCATAGTAATCTATAACAAAATCATTTCGCTTGATAGTTTCAgtaaagtaaaattaaacaaCTCAGTCGTAAGATTTTTAAACACCGCAAAAATCTTGGAATGATTTTTAACAGAAATTTGACATGGAATGACCATATTTACAGTGCAATAGACAAGGTTTATGACATGCTTCGCTCACTTTGGATTACCCAGCACTTTACCCCAGTGAAAATTCGACTGCTGTTAGCTAAAACATATCTTTTACCCACCTTATTGTATGGATGTGAACTGTATGCAAATTGCGATAGCCTGTGTCGTAGTAAACTAAATGTCGTCTACAACAATATAGCCAGATACGTGTATATATGTTATAGTGTTGATCGTTACGACAACATCTCCATATTCGCCAAGCGGAAATTCTATTCAATTCGATAACCTGCTCAAATTTAAATGCCTAACACTGCTTCATATGGTCATCACATCTCGAGAACCTGAATATCTCATGGATCGCCTTAAACTTAACACATCACCCCGATCGTTCAACTTGACTACTATGAAGTACAACTGCCTAGTTACCGAATGTCGATTTTTTGTCTACGCTGTTCGCCTTTGGAACACTCTGCCCCAAAGGCTCAAAGCCATACAAAATAAGCTGCGCTTCAAGAATAAGCTCATAAACTACTTTCGTCTACTTTTTATTACATCCTTAGAATTGTTGTTCTCTTGCTATGTCTGTTAAATAAATCTGTTAAGCAAATTCAGttgttaagtttatttttttaatgtttttgttttttatggtTATTTATAATCTCAAACACTGTCTTAGTACAGCAAGTGTTGCTTCTTTCTCTATTAGGATAGGAATAAGAGGTATTATTCCCACTAAGATACTAAGTGAGCCAGCAGGGGACGTTCTCGtcgttatgccaatacaaactagtcgatgcagtttgtttaattttttttttttctggtgGGACATATTTCATACCAATCTCAAAAAAGTCGAAACTGAATTGTTGGATATATTTAAAATCTAATAGTTCCCTACATTGTATAACAAATATGGAATAAAAGAACCACTTGCAAAATTTAACAACTCTTGACTTTTTTGTCTCGGGTGGGACAGACCTCTTCGATAAATCTAATGATAACAATATTTGCGTTCCAATAAAACATGATCCAGATACCAATAATAAGTTTTACaaccaaatacaacaacaacgccgTGATCCTGATATCTATCTGGATCATTTTCGGATCACCAAGGCGACTCTGTtgattttttttgtggaaaattatTTACAGCATACCCACTGTACTTGGTAGCACTTGCAGACATATGCACTAGGGCATCCGATATATAACATATTTTTCCACTCGGCAACTCACACATTTTAACTTTAAGTCttcaaacaaattattaaagCCATAAATTAATTACATTATATTCACTTTAATTCACGATAGAAAAACtataaactttttatttgaaCAATAGTTACAAGAAGCACAACAGAAGTAAACTTTTTAATATACGCCTTGGGACGATATTTATTTAGTTCACAATGCTTCTTTTGGTACTTATCCCGACATTTTTAGACGTGTTTTAACTGCCGACTCTAGCCTTTTTTAAGTGCAAAATCCCATACAATTTTCTGTGGAAAATATATCGCATTTGTTGCATGGTTTAAAGAACTAATAATACtagtttttaacttttttagttaAATTTCATGGAGGATTTGATCGTGATTCAGAGCTCGATGACTCAATGGAACGCCACTAATATAGGGCTTGCTATAACTGATCTCTCCTTTAAACACATTTTCATTTTCCGCAATGCTAGTTATATTTATTCCGTCGACAAAGTTAACAGGCAgtccatgatgtaataataaatgtgatgtcaacaacataacctcactttttcggtagcTCTATTTTCAAATTTATCTGCCTGTTGCGTAATCCCCACGTTAAGAGGCAGGCGAGAAAAAGGcccttaaactcgcactgaaagaCCAAGTATGAACTgccttaaaattaaataaaccaaaaaatACTTACATTATATAAAAATAACTATCGCTATCTTTCCGTTTGACGTCGTGATGTTTTTTTGAATCGTCGCCATGCATAATTGGGCTTAAATTTCCTTGTAGTCCACCACCGATACTCGTAGGCACTGGACGTCCAGTAAATAAATTTAGGCCACCGTTTCGCTGATTATTTGTTAGATTACCATCTTTATTTTGGCCGGCAAAGAAAGTTCTGACGCTCTCCATTCTATGCGATTACGCTATTTGTCGATATTTTTCGGCTTTCTTCTATGTCTAGTAAATATTTCGTGTTTCGAGCCTCTGCAAAACAAGAGGTACAACAAATTATTTATCTACGTAATTACTTTGCTTATCACAAATTTGTTTATCTTGTACGACTTATGATACGATCATTGGAGCAATTCATTCAAGCTCGTAAATATCGCGTAATCATGGTCGCTTCTTAATCTTATTTTTCGTATGTATCTACATGGATTGTATGGTTTATTAACCTTCGATGAATTGCCCTATTGTGACTTATGTTTATACGCAAAAAACGGGTACTAAATTATAATATACTACTCAAGTGAAAGCCCCAGAAAAGCGTGTGATAGTAAGTAAGcctttgtgttttgaagttcttgAGATTGAAtgaattttacttgcaaaaaaTTGTGCGACTATTCTCTAAAGAGAGTGTTCTGCGATTGATCCCTATTGTCTTAATTGGGCTATAAATGATTCCATCTAGTCTATTTTAGGTACAGTTGGGATTGGTTAATTTCATGATGTAATAGTAAAGGtgatatcaacaacataagctcactttttcggtagctctattttccattatttacttgtattataaaagtatttaatttttcatacaaaattgcacaaaaaaaaattttgttttctgcaaaattttttctatattcttttggggaacacaaatttacgttaatctttttggctaaacaattctagtaacggcttatataattataatatttctaaacgtatagtaaaatctactccgatagtagcagaactcaaaggcagttctgtatgataaacaaccctctaaaatatgcatgccgaacttgtcagaataagggaaagcATCAATGGGATGAGAACATCTGAATATTCATTTAATCATGGGTTAATTTGAAATCAATGTAGCCTATTCTAAAAACAATATAAGTTGGCAACGAAAtgcgtaaaatgaaaaaaagatttGAATGAATCGAATTATTGAAGAAAAATGCGGGTAAAAATCTAGAACAGtcgtcgactgctaatacgggtCCAAAAATAcctagagaggtgtcaaaagacgtgtatctctgtctggagatatttgcagttgaagt from Eurosta solidaginis isolate ZX-2024a chromosome 3, ASM4086904v1, whole genome shotgun sequence includes these protein-coding regions:
- the LOC137244945 gene encoding uncharacterized protein; translation: MESVRTFFAGQNKDGNLTNNQRNGGLNLFTGRPVPTSIGGGLQGNLSPIMHGDDSKKHHDVKRKDSDSYFYIMWRS